The following DNA comes from Miscanthus floridulus cultivar M001 chromosome 5, ASM1932011v1, whole genome shotgun sequence.
gagaggcagaggaagaccgaagttgacttgggtagaggcaataaaaggagacttgaaaggatggaatatactcaaagacttagccttagataagagtgcttggaaaacagttattcacgcgcctgaaccttgattgcttctgctgggtttcaactctagcctatcccaacttgtttgagacttaaagactttgttgttgttgcaCTTGCTGACTGTCAGTTCTTTTTGCTCGATCCAATTCTCATTTGCAGCAACAGTTTCTAAAATGCTCAAAACCATTGACTCGTTAAAATTTAAAACGAACTACAGTCGGTCCGAAAAATTAAAGTTCCTCAAAACCATTGACTCTTTCCTTGCGCTCTACATTTACATAATTATAAACTCAAATGCCTTCTAAATCATTGGCCCTGAACATGGATTTATGGATTATTGCAAAGTACTACTTCAGGGAATCGAAGCGAAATAGTCTTGGTCAAGCTCAATTAATAAGGCAATGATTTAGGAAGGTGTTATTGAGAGTTTTCTGTTTTTGTTTCAATTAACCATAGTCAATTTGGGCAAAAAGTTTACAGTTTGTTCTAGGCTTCTAGATGTAACTTTTTCTATAGTAATCAAAATTAGATCCTCTGTACTACATTTATAGTACAGTTTAACTTAGTTCTGAAAATTACACCTAAAAGATGGTTTTCTTTTGGTAAGCGCTCAGCACTACTTGAGTGAATTATGATCTGAAATTTAAAGTACGACACAAGCTTTTTTTTTTACTACAGTATAGTATGACAGATGCATTTCATGTTAACCAAATTTCGCCCCTTCAAGATAGTCAGTATAGTTATTAGCTAGGTGCACTGCATGGTCAATGGAAACCAAATGCACAATAACTGAAACTGAATGTCCTTGGTCTAAAATGCCAGTAGTATGCACGGCCATTCTAAATTTACTGAGGGTTGCCATATAATGTACAACTTATTGGATTCACTGTGAATTGAAGAACTCAAAAGTATGATGATTTAGTGAAAGCCAAAAGCTATAGTTGTTCTCTAACAACATGATGATGCTTTGGTGAAAAATGATAAGGCTCTGACTGCAATATTCTGACCTTGTTATCCATGCAGTCCACAAATTTGGTTATTCAGAAAGAGTCTCTCCGATCTGTGCATACAACCCATATTGCAGAAGCCTGTAACCACATGATGACCTCCATATATGATATGAGATCCCTTTAGATTAATAAGGGAGCTCCAAAACCAGATAAAGAGTAAATCTCCTTTAGACTAAATGTCTCATGGTGCTGGTTAGATGGTTAAAAATAATGGATACCTTGTTTCCCTTTCCTTCTACTGTACTCTGCAGGAACTGTCCCACAGATGAGCTTCATATTTCCCACAACATTTATGCCTACACAAATTGATGATAATTTGGCATATCCGTCCCATTATGCTTAGCAGACAAGGAGTATTTAATCTGCGATGAGCCAATATCAGCCTTATCCTTTCCGCCAGACAGCCTTCTTGGGCAGCAGTGTCTGGTAGTTCAGCAACACACTGCTGCAGCAATGGTGATGGGAAACTTGCTTAGCTCATCACTGTTGCGCACAACGAGCTGTATGTGGCACGACACGATCCGGTCATTCTTGTCTTCACACATTGTGTTGTTTGCCAGTTATAGGACCTGCAACTACAGGAGCACGACAAGGTTCAGTACACCTTACGATGGATTCATGAAGGAGGAAACTAAAGATGGGCAAGCACATAGGAAGAGAACCTTGCATCTCCTTGGTGACATTGGCCTGTGTATCGTGGAAggcggcggcctcctcctccatctccttCAGCCTGCACTTCATCTCGTTGAGCTCCTCCAGCTACACGAACACCAAGGGGGTCAACAACCCACGAGGACCTAGGGCTAGGGTGTAGCATAGACACGCACAAGGACCTAGGGCTAGGGTGTAGCATAGACACGGATTTAGAGGTGGTACCTTCACCGCGTTGTCCCTGGCGGCGGCCATACCAACGTCGGCGCCGTCCAGGTCGCCGTCCTCCCCGTCCATGGCGGCTCGTGAGCTCCCTCGCCTCCCCGATGGCCCCAATCTGACACCATTCAGTTGCGGTAGGTGCGGTGGGGCTCCTGGAGCGGCAGGACAAGATGGCCTGCCCGGCCTGGTCTCATCTACTATGGGAGAGCGGTAGTGCCCCGCTCAGCATCCTAGGACATGGTGTGCTCTCATCAACGACGGGAGAGCGGAGGCAGGTCGGGCGGGAGGAGAGAGGAGCCGACTGTGGATGGAGAGTGGAGCTCGATGCAGGTTGGGCGGCAGCGTGACGGGGTGGAGCTGCGGCGTCGGCGGGGGCGGTGCGGGGCTGCGGCGTCGGCAGCGGAGGGGCGCAGGCGACGGCGGCAGATTCCGTCGGGAGCCGGGCGGGACAGGGTTTCTGTTTTTATTTGGGAGAATTAGTATTTGGCACCAATACAAATCACTCCATCGTATTTAGTACATTTCCTTCCGTATATGATATTTTTGTTCATTTTGGCCGTCCAACCGTTTGTTGACTTCGTTGACCATGTTAATTTTTTTAATGAGTACCAAAATAGCCTCTTAATTTGGTCGCGCGCACCTACTCGGTCCCTTCTTCCCCATCAGTCTTCTCTTCCTGTGAAAAAAAACCAAAGCCGGAGGAGATGAGGATGGGGCGGAGGAGCCGTCGGCCACCGGCGCCCAGCAAATCACGGCGTCCTTCCTTCAGCTAGAGGCGCAGTCCCTCAGCCGAGGTCTCCCCATGGTGGCAGATCGACGAGCGGGTCCAGCAGGGGTCGCGGTAGCGGGGTGGGCCGAGCTTCTGGCAGGGGACGCGGCGGTGGGGCGGGCTTGCCGGCCGGCGCTGGTCCCATCTCGCGGGGCGGGGGGCGCGGTACAAGGAGATCGCGAGGCGGCTCCGCCGCAAGATCGACGGCATCTGGGCGAGGTACGAGGAGATCGCGTCGGACAGGAAGAAGCTCCGGCTGCGGCCCGACGACGGCGCGCCCtggccggcggcgagctcgctCGTGCCAAGCAGCGCGCTTCCCCGTCCCGAGCGCCTCCACGGGCGGCAGCACGACATCGAGAGGGTCGCCACGCTGGTACGCGGGGAGCCGGACGGCGGGAGGACCTACGCTGTCGTGCCCATCGTCAGGATGGCCGGCGTCGGCAAGAAAGCTCTGATGCAGCACGTCTGCGGCATGGAGGCTGTGAAGTCGTGCTTCGAACTGACACACTGGATTTGGGTATCCTATGAGTTTGACGTCGTCAGCGTGACCCGCAAGATCGTCGAGGCGGTCACCAGATCGCGCCCGGAGTGCGACGAGCTGAGCACACTTCATGAGCTCATAGTCGAGCACCTTGCGGGGATGAGGTGCTTGATTGTTCTTGACGACGTGTGGGATGACAATCCCAGCCACTGGAACAGCCTGATGGCCCCGCTGAGCCGCTGAGCCGCTGCGCTCCGGGGAGCGCGGTTGCCGTGACGACGAGGAGCAACAAGGTTACTAGGATGGTGAGCACCAAGGTGTATCATCTCAAATGCTTGTCAGATGAAGACTGCTGGCATGTGTGCCAGCGACGGGCACTGCCGAATAGTGATGCCAACGTCGAACAAGAACTTGTAGAGATCGGTGagaagatcgcgaagaaatgtcAGGGCTTGCCATTGGCGGCAGAGGCAGCTGGTAGTGCCCTGGGTGCTTCAACCAGCTGGAAGCACTGGGATGAAGTCCTGAATAACGACTTGTGGGCTGACAATGAGGTGAAGAATCTGGTACTGCCAGTGCTGAAGGTGAGCTACGACCACCTATTCATGCCGCTAAAGCGTAGCTTTGCGTTTTGTTCATTGTTTCCAAAGGGCTTAACCACTAATTTCTTCTAGGATAGTCCCAATCGTCATTACCAAATGATGAAATCTTAGGCTCATATCTTCAATTTCCTTCTCTTGCATTGCTTGAACAGGTAAAGCTCGGACATCAACTCCTTCACGAGAACAGGGCAGCTTTTAGTCAGATGCTCAAAGCCATCAGTTTCCATGACTGCTTCCAGTGCATCAGGAGATTTGAGAAACTCAATGCAAGCCTGCTTGAGACCACGGCAGGAGTGTTGTTCAGCCAACACCAACGTGGTTGCGGCCGTGCCGACGTCTAGGTGCCTGTATAGCTTCTCCTCACAAATTAGCTTGAGCCTCTGCATGTCATACTTGTCCGCCGCTTCCAGCAGATGCTGGGCCATCGCGGCCTCCTCTTGTTCCTCCATCTGTGGTAGAGAGTCAGTGTAGATGAAATAGAGCAGGGCCTTGAACACCTGAGGTAACATGTCATCAATCCGGATGCAGTCCCCTGTGGTCGTGCTCTCCTTCATGGCGCCCCACAACTCTGCTTTGAAGACTCGCGACTGGGCCGCAAGCAGAAACCTGTGAGCGCTGAATGACTCGCCGGCAACTTGGAAAGTAACGTCGGTGCCCTCTTTGGACTCAAGTAGATCGGCAAGATGCTGATTCAGGTCAGGTGGTGGTACTACGTCTAGGAGCGAGACAATCCTGTCCTCCGTGTGGAGCTCCTTGGGAATAATGACGCCGCAGCTGATCCTGAAGCAGTCGTTCAAGAGATGCTCCGACTTCTCCAAGAACTCCCTTTTAATGAAATCATTGAAGCTGTAGCCCGTGGGGGCAGCGACACGCTATCGTCCTgcctccttcagtcggtagggcgGCGATGGGGGACGTTGGTACGGGGTCTATACGTCGGGTCGCCAGGGCGATGGCGCGGGGCTGTGCAAGAGCTCCGGCAATATCGTCCATACTAAAATACTTGAACTTCTGGCACCGTGGATTTTTGCTGCAAAACAATAGTATTTATGTATTTTTATCAGTCACTTGACACCGTTACGGTCCTAAATGGACGTCAGTGCCATTTAcgaaaggaaatttcaacttgatgccagataagaaagttcaaatttttgagtgccaaatacgaaacaccgatttgtttcagtgccaaataaataattctctcTTTTTATTTCCTCCTTCTGGCGAACGGCGAGTGGGGAGGCGGGTGGGGCAGAGTGCGCGGGGCCACATGTCGGCGCCAAAAAAAAGCGCATGGTGAAAGCATTTCATGGTTCGGCTTCACCACTGGAAAAAAAATTACGTGGACTCTTGGCCTCATTCTGTGGAGGACGAGCCCCCTCCCCAGATGCACGACGTGTGGCGGCGCTTCTAATCAGACGAGCAACGTTCACTTGGCTTCCTCGATAGCTCGTACACGCATCCAAGGCTAGCTGGCTCCTAACGGCTCGGTCCTACAGATACGATCTAAGCTTCTCTAATAGATCTTGCATGCAGTTCTATGCCGCCGCCGCCTGACCCGTGCACACAGTCGCACACGCCGCTGCAGCAGCACTTCGGCCCTCTATGGCCGTCGTTGGAGAACAAAAAGACATCACAACTGTCGACTTAATGGCAACATCTTCTACGATAGAGGCTTCATACGCATTACCAATTGATGGCGTCAGTGGTACTCGTGGAGATGACGAAGATCAGCTAACACAGGTTGTTTATTCGTTTAGATGATATCGCCTTTTTTCATCTATGTTGTTGTTTGGTCATGAATATAGTGCACATATTTTCATAGAACACTGTGTCAGTTACCATGGGAGTAGAGGCCATCGACATTATTGATGGCAGTGTGCATGGCAATGTTAACAGGTCTGGATCAATGGAGAATGAAGTACATGCTGAGGTAAAATATAAGTAACAAACTTGACCGGATATATGATATTTTGTTTTGTTATGGTACAACTTTAAGTGAATTGATATGCACATGAGGTGGTTAATAAAGCTAGAAAAAATTTGATCACGCCTGAAGTTGGAATGACTTTTCCATTAGAGGAAAAGGCTTATGAGATGTACAACACCTATGCCGGTAAGATTGGGTTCAGTATTAGAAAGAGCAAGACAAAGCACCGCCAAGATGGTACTTTATGTCAGAAACATATAGTTTGCAGTAACCAGGGACAGAGAGAACATGAGTTGTCACAGAAGGACGTCACAAGGACGGGTTGTGATGCTCGTGTCCAGTTTAGCATCAGTAGGGAAAGGATTTGGATAGTGCAAAAGGTCGTAGAAGAGCACAACCATTATCTGGCTAGTCCAAATAAGTCACACAAACTGAGGTCCCAACGACAAGTTATAGAGGCAAACATGAAGTTAATTGGGCAGATACGGGAAGCCGGAATGAAGCCAGCCCAAGTGTATGAATTCATGAAGGAGTTTTATGGAGGGGAAGACAAAATGCCTGTCTAAGATGAATTGCAATAATGAGATTGGTCACGAACGCAGACAGTACTTAGAAGCCAATGATGCACAAACACTATCTGAATACCCGAGAAATAAACAACTACAAGATCCTACATTTTTTATACGATTCAGGTAGACAAGGAGGATGGTCGTATTGCAAATTTCTTTTAGGCAGATGGTTAGTCTATCATGGATTACAAATGCTTTGGCGATGCTTAGTCATTTGACACGACATTTAAAACTAATAAGTTTGAAATGCCTTTTGCTCTGATTCTTGACACCAACCATCACAAGCAGACAATAATTTTTGGGTGTGCCCTTCTATTTAATGAAACTATTgaatcatttgtttggtttttcgAAACCTTCCTAACAGCAATGTCAGGAAAGCACCCAAGCACAATTTTCATTGATCAAGACGCGGCTATGGCAGGCGCAATTGCTTATGTATTCCCAAATACAAGCCACCGTCTTTGTTTGTGGCACATTTGCTTAAATGTTGGTAAACATCTTAGCCATGTAATTCATGAGTCAAATAACAAGTTCCTACCAGATTTCAAGAAATGTGTATACGAAGACAGATCAGAGGCTTACTTTATAGAGAAATGGCATGAATTGCTGGCTAAATACAACCTTGAGAATAACTCATGGATGACAAACCTATATGCTTTGAGGGCGAAGTGGGCTGCTATATACCGTGACTCTTTTACACTAGACATGAACTCGACCCAAAGGAGTGAAGGTATGAATAATATGTTCAAAAAAGATTTCGTAGGAGACTCGGACTTTCTGAACTTCTTGTAGAATGTAAGAAGGTTGTAGTTAGTCTATGTGAAAATGAGTTGGATGCAAATTTTAAGTCACACCGAAAGAACCCAGTTACCTACATTCTAAATCTACCTATATTGAATACTGCAGCTGAATCATATACAAGGAGAATGTATTTAGAGTTTGAGGAAGAATTTAAAAAACAGTTTACATTGACATGTGATTTGGTGGAAGCTGTGGGGACAAACTTTACATTCTTTGTTAAGTATATGAAATCTGAGCGTGGAGCAACAGTAGTATTTAACACTGAAGATTCCACCATTACATGCTCTTGCCAGATGTTTGAATCCATAGGTACGTATACTATTACATTTCAATTTTTACATTGTAACCTGTAATATAAGTTGTCTAAATTAGGAACTACATCTTGCAGGTAGACTGTGCAAGCATGCTCTTATAGTCTTCAATACAAATGGAATATACAATTTGCCATCGCAATATATACTGCCTAGATGGACAAAATATGCAAAAACTGGATTTTATATCGGCAAAAAAGAAACTGAGACGAAAGATTTGAAAACACAGGCAACACTTATATCTCGACAGGCCACATCTCTTGCTTTGAAGTGTTCGCCGTCAAAGCAACTTCTTGATAAATTGCAGAAAGCCTTACATAGCTTGAACTTGGAGGCAGATACTTATCTAAGCGAGATGCATGAAAAATCCAACGAGGTTACTCCAATTCCAAATGAAAGTGTCCAAGAACCATTAAATGGTGTAATATCATTTAAAATTCCACAAGTAGTAAAAGGTCCAAAGAATACACATTTCAAAAATGCTGTTGAAAAGAAgacagggaagaagaagaagaagaagggtgctcAGAACAAAGGTAGTGAGCCTGCCCACTATGTTATGCTTATGTCTACAACTTATTTTTCATCTtctattatattatatatttgaTTGTAGGTGAAGATCTAAACAATGATGTAGAAACTAGAGATGAACCTGTTGCTCCAATACAAATGACTGTAAGACAATAGCTATTTTCACAATTTATTCACTTACAAGCATTATTTGTGAACACTTTCTTATGCTGTGAAACATGATTTTAATCCTGGGCCATCTTCAACTACGGCAGCTCCGTACATGCCATACTTCAATTCAATTGCAGATCCTTCTGGAATGGCTGCTCCATTTATACCAGGAGGATACACAAGTCTCTTAATTGGAGTTGATCAAGAAGCCGCAGTGCAACTGCTGTTAGGAAGTTGCATTTTGATGGAGTGGAAAATCATAAAAATATGTAACTGTACTCTTTTACTGTCATGGGACCTTATGAAATGAAACATGTTCAGACTTCAGATTATTTCCTTTGCTCTGAAGAAGAACCTGTTCAGCCTTACATAATTGACTAAAGCTCTACATTTCTGTGACATGTCTATACAGTTTACTTTGCCAGGAAGTTCTCATGTACTATCTATGTTTACGTCTTTGGCAACCATCCTAGTTACTGTCAGGCACAAGACACAAGTCCTATCTTCTGGAGCTAAACATTTTCTGATGCCAATACAAGAAAAAAATTATCTTGTCCACCATCCTATCTTCTGGTTGCCTCGCTGCTCTGGTAGGGAGGTTCTCGTTCCCATTCGCACAATGCAAGATACAATGCAGATGGTGCCTGTTCTTCAATGTTCCTTGCAACCGGCACCCTGCACCCTGCAACCTGCAACAAGTCAAACAAATGTTTCAGCTTCATTAGCAGGACGAGGATTCGTCAGCGGCGGTGACCAGGTGGGCGCGCCTGCTCTTGACTGCATTAGACAACCTGCAGCTGTCCTGCAAGGCCGCGGACCTGCTGCTAtcgacgccaccgccgccgctgccgctgccgctgccgccgcagaGCTGCGTGCGGCCTTCGCGGCGGGCATCCAGGTGGGCGTGGGCGCGTCTCCTCCTGGCCGATTTGGATCACCTGCTGCTGTGCGACGTGGCCAcgagcccccgccgccgccgccgccgtgacaTCCTGCTCCGCATCTGAGCCGAGCGAGCCGCACTCATATGTGTAGAACCGAGGAGCCGCAGTGGACCGTGGAGCCAAGGGAGCCGACGACCTCAAGCCGAGGGAGCCGAGTGAACGCTGCTCGTCTGATTAGAAGCGCCGCCACGCGTCGTGCATCTGGGGAGGGGGCTCATCCTCCACGGAATGAGCCCAGAGTCCACACAATTTTTTTCCTCACCACGGTAGTGGTAGACAGGTCCTCTTCGTATTTTTTAGTTGTAGAAGAGATATAGGAGCACGTACTAGGGTTTCATGTAACCAACGTTATATACGATTTTAATGGGCTTGGGCTGTGGTGCTAAGTTTTAGCTCATGATGCCAGTAGCCTATCTTTGATATTGAACCAGATTTAATTTGTTCATAGACTACATGGGTACCCAAACATTATCCGTTGGAAAAAAAATTAGTTAACTTACCTATAGTCCTATATACCTAGTAAAAACACACTGGATTTCGGGTTTCGGTATCCACTAGAAAACTCggcgcggctttgccgcgccCTCCTTGGAGTTAACCAGCGTAgcattttttttgcaaaaaaaggtTTAGCACTTGAGTTACGAGATTAgatatatgatgatgatgattttgaAGTTGAACTAAGTTGTTGTTACTAGAGAAGAATACAGCATCTTGCATTAGAACATTACTGAGAAGACCTGATCATCAAATTAGTGATTCAATTCAGATTTCTTTGTATGGATTCATATGCACTGCTCTCACTAAATTGTGCAACTCCACAGCTATATGTCAATGTACAATAGTTATGCTGAAAGGACACTATGTCCAAGGGAAAAACTGCATGGCATTTTTCTATGAAATGTAACATCCTTACACTCCCAAATATCTGCAGGCAGagtttcatttcaaaagcatgcATGGAAACAAAGAATACATGATGATATATGAGAATGGGAGTGCTGTAGAGATACAATGAAGAAACATTTAATTTAGCATATCTACCTTTTGGAATATGTGAGCCCTACAAAAGGAAATAATATTCTTCTAATAGAATAGAACTTGATAGAACACTCGTATTCATAAATGGGTGGATTACTAAAGATGATTTACATTTTAGAGTCCAGAACAGGTACGTAGCTGACCTTGTTCTTAGCGTCATAGGTAAATGTGATTGATAATATGCTTTTTTAATCTATTCAGATCTTCTTAAGATGTGCATGTGAATTAATCATCTGCGGTGCACATAGAACACAAATAACCAGATTTTATTGTAAGACCGGTGCTTACATAATATAATTATGCTAaataataataatgcttgcaGGTGAGCTGGTAGCCTGGTACAGAAGGTTGGATCTTGTAAAAAATTTAGACCGGCTATAGCACATGgatgtaattttttttttaaaaaaatctgatAGCCTTACGTTTTCAGAATCATAAAAGCAGTATACGAAGGATTGAATTAATTACCATCAACATCGTAAGTACCATAGAAGACatgatcatcaaacaccatatCAATAAATTTTCAGCCCTGCAAAATTGCCGGTGAGTAAAAGAAATGAGAGTTGATGCCTTTAGCCATTTCATTGAACACTTGGTATGCATACAATACGTGCTTCAGTTCCCATGCTACATGATTGAGTCCACCTCCCTCGCAGCTCCAATGGACGGGCAAGACATGATCGTGTGGGGCAAAGAGAGGCTTGACCAGCTGGTTGTGTAGAATTTGGTGTTTGTGTAGCAGATAGCAAGACAATCAATATATCAGAAAGTCTGGCCATTGACGTTGTGCAAGACTAATTCAATAGCATAGTTCACGCCTACTAGAGGCAACTGAATTTTAGGTCTCTCGAATTTGCTCTTTGAGGCAATATAATGTTTTGTTCATTAACCGAGAAGAGGGGATGGTTCAGATAATGTTTTCCCCTGTCTAGCACATGAATTTTGTAAAGTTGTTTGACCTCTAGAACTGAAGCCATCAAAGTATAGTAATTGATAGCTAGCAAGAACATATGTAGGGGATAAGTGCACTTATGTAAATGGGCCCTGTTCAATTTCCTTGCTCAATGTATTTTCAGTAAACAAATGTGGTTAGATTTTACTATTCAACGGTGAGGGGAGACTGTTAAAAGACCTAAGGAGCACAGGAAGGAACTATTAGTGAAAAAATGCTTTTACACCCACTTTAAGACATTTTCTTTACTATCTTTAAATACTTCAAGATAAGACCTATCCCCTTTTCTAATAATCCCCTTATCCTACCTTGGAATTCTTTGAAGATGTGTCACCTTTTTTCCACAGCAGATTTCCCATTCACTGCAAAGTAGTATATAATCTATAACTGAAATTACTTAATGTGTAAAATATTTTATGAAGGTAATATTAAATTTTGTGCCGGCAGAAGATATGGAGCATCGTAGGTTGACAGAGATTTATGCAATGATATGTAATGCAACCATAGCCCTTCTCACAAGCTTGCTGTAAAAAAAGTTCGAGAAAGAAAGATGCGCATAGAACCTCTATGGGTACCATTGGACATGGTTATAAATCCACTAATTACTACAAATGAGATAAGATATTGTTTTGTAAAAACTAATGACGTAATAGTTTCTCTAGGAAGTATGCAAAACTTGTAGTCAGTTTAGAGCTTTCGCACATAGACTTGAAATATGATGATTTAAAAAAAACCATTGTTCCGGTCTTCCAAACATAAATCAGTCATCCTCATAAACTACTGACTGAGTCTAGTGTCATCTAAACCACATATCACAGTTGCATAATTTCATTTCAGCACATACTAACAAGAGAACGGTAATTTCACCTGCTGTGAGGTTATTAATCTCGTTTGGTTGGATAAAATCTGCAAACTAGAATTTCAGCGGCACATGAGAAAATTAATAGTATGGCATCCCTAATACTATTTGTACTTCAATAGGTTTTCTAGTGCGATTTTCTTTGATCTAACACTCAGTTAAACAGTGAAACTTGTAAAGCTTCCAAGGGTTGTTATATTAATAATAATAGTTCAAGATAGTCTATTAAGTGGAATTAGCAAGCAGATTAAACATTTGGTCAATGTTACTGATCCTTTTGATGGGAAAAATATTTGGGACTCAATCGGAATAACATTTTTGCTCTTTCACCAACATCTCCTTCAGTTAAAACACAGAAGGCGCAGGGAAGATGGGGATGGGTTTTGGTActgtgctgctgccgccgccgctggtgcttCAAGGCGATCTTCTTTGCATCTTTGATTTGGTTGAGTTTGAGAAGCTGCTTCTGTGTTCATGCTGGCTGCCAGGCCTACGTTGAAATTAGATTAGAAAAAATTTACATAGAAAAATTTAAATTGAGGACACAAGCAAGACATGGCCAATGATAAAGTTGCCACCTTGTTCTAGGTCTCTCGGGTCGAGTACGTCTAGGCCTGGTGCTGGTTTGGTGAGCGGCTTGCCTCGGAGTCATTTCGTCAAACAACTGCTGGGCGTCGTGGATGTCGTCGGCTGCTGGAGCGCTGGCCCATCCGCTATGCGTGGTGGTAGGTCACATAGGGCGCGGGGAGCTACAGAGCGTCGGCGCAGAGGAGGTCCCAGAGGAGGGCCATGGCGAAGGCAGGCGTAGTCTACGAGGCGTACCAAGTGAAGAAGTCGGCGGGCGACGCGGCTAGTTGGCGCATGCTCGTCGTCGCAGCCAACCTTTGTAGCGGAGGCAGCTCGCGCCGAGGACGAGGCTGAGCGGACGCGGCGCGGCTGGTTGGCACATGCTGCGAGGAGAGGCGGCGCTTTTGCAGGGGGAGGGGCGTCTCGGGAGGGGCTGCAACGCTCGAGCACCACGGGCGC
Coding sequences within:
- the LOC136450003 gene encoding protein FAR1-RELATED SEQUENCE 5-like, which produces MIPFYSTPTGFAAGASTLSSILGAHAVPSVDGRNNGDVITAESYTRRMYLEFEEEFKKQFTLTCDLVEAVGTNFTFFVKYMKSERGATVVFNTEDSTITCSCQMFESIGRLCKHALIVFNTNGIYNLPSQYILPRWTKYAKTGFYIGKKETETKDLKTQATLISRQATSLALKCSPSKQLLDKLQKALHSLNLEADTYLSEMHEKSNEVTPIPNESVQEPLNGVISFKIPQVVKGPKNTHFKNAVEKKTGKKKKKKGAQNKGEDLNNDVETRDEPVAPIQMTLRTCHTSIQLQILLEWLLHLYQEDTQVS
- the LOC136451186 gene encoding BTB/POZ and MATH domain-containing protein 2-like, with the protein product MASTPMQKSTVPEVQRVAAPTGYSFNDFIKREFLEKSEHLLNDCFRISCGVIIPKELHTEDRIVSLLDVVPPPDLNQHLADLLESKEGTDVTFQVAGESFSAHRFLLAAQSRVFKAELWGAMKESTTTGDCIRIDDMLPQVFKALLYFIYTDSLPQMEEQEEAAMAQHLLEAADKYDMQRLKLICEEKLYRHLDVGTAATTLVLAEQHSCRGLKQACIEFLKSPDALEAVMETDGFEHLTKSCPVLVKELMSELYLFKQCKRRKLKI